Part of the Deinococcus sp. Leaf326 genome, GGGAACTTCTGTGCGTCGAACGTGGACGAGCTCAAGGCCCGGTTGGTCAGGGCCTGGCAGCGCGTACGCTACATCCAGCTTCCACAGCACTTGATGGACTCTAATTTATGCCGAGATCAATAGTTGAGCCCGCTGCATCACGTCGACGCAGCGGGCTGGTTGGGAGCTCTGGCTTACGCCTGTGCAGCTTCTAGGTTGATCTCCTGGGCGAAGGCCGTGAGCTTGCTGTCCGTGGCCTTCTCCTCGCTCTCAGTCTGGCGCAGCAGTTCCAGATGTTGCTGGTGGCCCAGCACCTTGGCGTAGGTTGCGACCGTACCGTAGCCAGCGATCTCGTAGTGCTCGATCCGCTGCGCCGCCGCGATCAGGCCGGCGTCCTTGACCGCCGGGTTGGCCTTCTCCTTGATCATGTCGCTGCCCTCGGCCACCAGCCCCTGCATCGCCTTGCAGGTGTGGCCGCCGGGCTGTTCGCCCAGATCCTGGAAGATGGCGTCCAGACG contains:
- a CDS encoding ferritin-like domain-containing protein; amino-acid sequence: MGLFGLGVKLKDLQDLYVEQLRDLYSAETQLLEALPKMGAAATAAELKQGFSNHLEETRIQVQRLDAIFQDLGEQPGGHTCKAMQGLVAEGSDMIKEKANPAVKDAGLIAAAQRIEHYEIAGYGTVATYAKVLGHQQHLELLRQTESEEKATDSKLTAFAQEINLEAAQA